A genomic stretch from Bacterioplanes sanyensis includes:
- the hflX gene encoding ribosome rescue GTPase HflX — translation MFFERPEGAQRQGASGGERAVLVHIDFPEGANREDVAEFYELVTSAGADPVELVTTKRDAPDPKTFVGRGKVDEISDLLRLHDTQLVIFNHALSPSQERNLEKVLQCRVLDRTGLILDIFAQRARTHEGKLQVELAQLQYQSTRLVRGWTHLERQKGGIGMRGPGETQLETDRRLLRERVKNIHARLEKVRSQREQGRRSRKRSSVPTVALVGYTNAGKSTLFNALTEAEVYAADQLFATLDPTLRRYAVDDIGDVVLADTVGFIRHLPHKLVEAFQATLQEAAEADLLLHVIDCATSERDANVEAVDSVLQEIHADEVATLRVYNKIDLLEHGTARIDRDDMGQPVAVWLSAQQGEGFAELNRAIAEILGNELFEQEICLTPADAKLRAILYELGGVRGERFSDNGDMLLQVRMQLDDFRMALSRANVAEQRFFHPQREHWER, via the coding sequence TTGTTCTTTGAACGTCCCGAAGGCGCTCAGCGCCAAGGTGCCAGCGGTGGTGAACGCGCCGTACTGGTACACATTGATTTCCCTGAAGGCGCCAATCGAGAAGATGTGGCGGAATTCTACGAGCTAGTCACCTCGGCGGGGGCCGATCCCGTCGAATTGGTCACCACCAAGCGCGATGCGCCCGATCCAAAAACCTTTGTCGGTCGTGGTAAGGTCGATGAAATCTCCGATTTGCTGCGCTTGCACGATACCCAGCTGGTGATTTTCAACCACGCATTGTCACCCAGCCAGGAGCGTAACCTGGAAAAGGTGCTGCAATGTCGCGTGTTGGATCGCACTGGGCTGATTCTGGATATATTTGCTCAGCGCGCCCGCACCCACGAGGGCAAGCTGCAGGTTGAGCTGGCGCAGTTGCAATATCAATCGACGCGACTGGTGCGTGGCTGGACTCACTTAGAGCGGCAAAAAGGCGGTATTGGTATGCGCGGCCCGGGTGAGACCCAGCTGGAAACGGACCGCCGCTTACTGCGCGAACGGGTGAAAAATATTCACGCGCGGTTAGAAAAAGTGCGCTCTCAACGCGAGCAAGGTCGCCGTTCACGCAAACGCTCTTCGGTACCGACCGTGGCTCTGGTGGGCTACACCAATGCCGGTAAATCGACCTTGTTTAATGCGCTGACAGAGGCTGAGGTATACGCTGCTGACCAGCTGTTTGCCACCCTCGATCCAACGCTGCGACGTTATGCCGTCGACGACATCGGTGATGTGGTGTTGGCCGATACCGTTGGTTTTATCCGTCATTTGCCGCACAAGCTGGTGGAAGCCTTTCAGGCTACCTTGCAAGAAGCGGCGGAAGCCGACTTGCTATTGCACGTCATCGATTGCGCCACCAGTGAGCGTGATGCCAACGTCGAGGCGGTGGACAGCGTCTTGCAAGAAATTCACGCCGATGAAGTGGCTACTTTGCGGGTGTACAACAAAATTGATTTGCTCGAGCACGGCACTGCGCGCATTGATCGCGATGACATGGGTCAGCCTGTCGCGGTGTGGTTATCGGCACAGCAAGGTGAAGGGTTTGCTGAGTTAAATCGGGCCATTGCTGAAATTCTCGGCAACGAACTGTTCGAGCAAGAAATTTGCCTGACCCCTGCCGATGCTAAGCTGCGTGCGATTCTTTACGAACTGGGCGGTGTGCGCGGCGAGCGCTTCAGCGACAATGGCGACATGCTGCTGCAGGTGCGTATGCAGTTGGATGACTTCCGGATGGCGTTATCTCGGGCAAATGTGGCTGAGCAACGCTTTTTTCACCCCCAGCGCGAGCATTGGGAGCGCTGA
- the miaA gene encoding tRNA (adenosine(37)-N6)-dimethylallyltransferase MiaA — translation MTELPAAIFLMGPTASGKTALAIALAERYPCEIISVDSALVYRDMDIGTAKPDAATLARAPHRLINMLDPSEPYSAARFREDALREMADISARGKVPLLVGGTMMYFKFLRDGAADLPQADDCVRAQLLSEADAVGWPAMHQRLAEIDPEAAQRLKPMDSQRIQRALEVYQVSGKTLTQHWREQQCEPLPYQVVNLAVCPPERQQLHQRIAERFKMMLADGFIDEVRQLYQRGDLDVSMPSVRAVGYRQAWDYLEGVCDYDEMVERGIIATRQLAKRQITWLRSWPDLHWLDTNDPNLVDSALKILNANAIFSPSS, via the coding sequence ATGACAGAACTACCCGCCGCCATCTTTTTAATGGGGCCGACGGCTTCGGGCAAAACGGCGCTGGCCATTGCTTTGGCAGAACGCTATCCGTGCGAAATCATCAGTGTCGACTCGGCGCTGGTGTATCGCGATATGGACATCGGCACCGCCAAACCTGATGCCGCGACGCTGGCGCGAGCACCGCACCGGCTGATAAATATGCTGGATCCCTCAGAGCCTTATTCTGCGGCGCGTTTCCGTGAAGATGCGTTGCGCGAAATGGCGGATATCAGCGCGCGCGGCAAGGTGCCACTGTTGGTTGGCGGCACCATGATGTATTTCAAGTTTCTGCGTGATGGCGCCGCTGACTTGCCGCAAGCTGATGACTGCGTGCGCGCTCAGCTATTGAGCGAGGCCGATGCCGTGGGCTGGCCAGCGATGCACCAACGCTTAGCTGAGATCGACCCAGAGGCGGCGCAACGACTCAAGCCGATGGATTCGCAGCGCATTCAGCGAGCGTTAGAGGTCTACCAAGTCAGTGGTAAAACCCTGACTCAACACTGGCGTGAGCAGCAGTGTGAACCTTTGCCTTATCAGGTGGTGAACTTGGCCGTCTGTCCGCCTGAGCGCCAGCAATTGCACCAGCGTATTGCCGAGCGTTTTAAAATGATGTTGGCCGATGGTTTTATCGACGAAGTGCGCCAGCTGTATCAGCGTGGTGATCTGGACGTATCGATGCCGTCGGTGCGCGCGGTGGGCTATCGCCAAGCTTGGGATTATCTGGAAGGCGTGTGTGATTACGATGAAATGGTCGAGCGTGGCATTATTGCCACCCGTCAATTAGCCAAACGTCAAATCACCTGGCTGCGAAGTTGGCCGGATTTACACTGGTTAGATACCAATGATCCGAATCTTGTTGATAGTGCCTTGAAAATCCTCAATGCCAACGCCATATTTAGCCCATCGTCCTGA
- the hfq gene encoding RNA chaperone Hfq, producing MSKGHSLQDPYLNQLRKERIPVSIFLVNGIKLQGQIESFDQFVILLKNTVSQMVYKHAISTVVPSRNVRLAPPAEAGDSADEQS from the coding sequence ATGTCAAAAGGGCACTCGCTACAAGACCCTTATCTCAACCAATTGCGTAAAGAGCGTATTCCGGTTTCTATTTTTTTAGTCAACGGCATCAAGTTACAGGGCCAAATTGAGTCATTCGATCAGTTTGTCATTCTGCTGAAAAACACCGTCAGCCAGATGGTGTACAAACACGCGATTTCTACCGTTGTGCCATCGCGCAATGTTCGTTTAGCGCCTCCTGCCGAAGCAGGTGACAGTGCTGACGAGCAAAGCTAA
- the mutL gene encoding DNA mismatch repair endonuclease MutL → MKRIQRLSPRLANQIAAGEVVERPANIVKELVENALDAQSSRIEIDAEQGGVKLLRIRDDGHGINKDDLALALSRHATSKITTLDDLEAVGSLGFRGEALASISSVSRLALTSRTPEAQQAWQVTAEGRDMEAQLAPAAHPAGTTVEVRDLFFNTPARRKFLRTEKTEFSHLEESFKRLALSRYDIGFSLRHNGRVIHQLRPAQRTVDREKRVASLLNPQFMDSAVHIETEAAGLRLQGWVGLPTFSRSQADMQYFFVNGRVVRDKLVAHAIKQAYRDVLYHGRHPAFVLYLWLDAKLVDVNVHPTKHEVRFRDGRLVHDFLFRALHRALAEVRPDAQLPSADANTLQPTPAAAVSGVQAGEFSEQTKLDWRPAATDRPSRHAVAEQLGAYQALAQPLDVTPSSTDAQGYAPPSNQVQVSGSAPPAALPEEGDIPPLGFAIAQLHGIYILAQNQQGMVVVDMHAAHERITYERLKTAMDAQTVASQPLLVPESLALSEREADAAEQYADEFRRLGVELARVAPESIMVRQIPVLLQQANVAQLITDMLAELMEHGRSDRLLAERNVILSTMACHGSVRANRKLSIAEMNALLRDMEATERSGQCNHGRPTWTQLTMHELDKLFLRGR, encoded by the coding sequence ATGAAACGTATTCAGCGGCTGTCGCCACGACTGGCCAACCAAATTGCCGCCGGCGAAGTGGTCGAGCGGCCAGCCAATATTGTGAAAGAATTGGTCGAAAATGCGCTTGATGCTCAGTCGTCGCGCATCGAAATCGACGCCGAGCAAGGCGGTGTCAAACTGCTGCGCATTCGTGACGATGGCCATGGCATCAACAAAGACGATTTGGCGCTGGCGCTCAGTCGCCACGCCACCAGCAAAATCACCACCCTGGACGATTTGGAAGCCGTCGGCTCGCTGGGTTTTCGCGGTGAGGCGCTGGCCAGTATTAGTTCCGTGTCGCGTTTGGCGCTGACGTCACGCACGCCTGAGGCGCAGCAGGCTTGGCAGGTCACGGCCGAAGGCCGAGATATGGAAGCGCAGTTGGCTCCGGCAGCGCATCCAGCTGGCACCACGGTTGAAGTGCGGGATCTGTTTTTTAACACGCCTGCGAGGCGAAAATTCCTGCGCACAGAAAAAACCGAGTTCTCTCATTTGGAAGAATCGTTTAAGCGCCTGGCCCTCAGTCGCTACGACATCGGTTTTAGCCTGCGTCATAACGGCCGAGTCATTCATCAATTGCGCCCCGCGCAGCGCACGGTGGACCGCGAAAAACGCGTCGCCAGCTTGCTCAATCCGCAGTTTATGGACAGCGCCGTGCACATCGAAACCGAAGCCGCCGGTTTGCGGCTGCAGGGCTGGGTGGGTTTGCCAACATTTTCGCGTTCGCAAGCGGACATGCAGTATTTTTTCGTCAATGGCCGTGTGGTTCGTGACAAGCTGGTGGCTCATGCCATCAAACAAGCCTACCGCGATGTGTTGTACCACGGCCGTCATCCGGCGTTTGTGCTCTACCTGTGGTTGGACGCCAAATTAGTGGACGTGAACGTGCACCCGACGAAGCATGAAGTGCGCTTTCGCGATGGTCGGCTGGTGCATGACTTCCTGTTTCGAGCATTGCACCGTGCCTTGGCGGAAGTACGCCCAGACGCGCAACTCCCCTCAGCCGATGCCAATACCCTGCAGCCGACGCCTGCTGCGGCGGTCAGCGGCGTGCAGGCCGGTGAGTTCAGCGAGCAAACCAAATTAGATTGGCGGCCTGCTGCGACGGATAGACCCAGCCGGCATGCCGTGGCAGAGCAATTGGGCGCTTACCAAGCACTGGCGCAGCCCCTCGATGTGACGCCGTCATCAACAGATGCTCAAGGCTATGCTCCGCCATCAAACCAAGTGCAGGTTTCTGGCTCAGCTCCCCCGGCGGCGCTGCCCGAGGAGGGCGACATACCGCCACTGGGCTTTGCCATAGCGCAACTGCACGGCATTTATATCCTGGCGCAAAATCAGCAGGGCATGGTGGTGGTGGACATGCACGCGGCCCATGAGCGTATTACTTACGAGCGGCTCAAAACGGCGATGGATGCACAAACCGTGGCCAGCCAACCGCTGCTGGTGCCTGAAAGTTTGGCACTGAGCGAGCGTGAAGCAGACGCAGCGGAACAATACGCCGATGAGTTTCGCCGCCTAGGTGTCGAGCTGGCACGGGTGGCGCCGGAGTCGATTATGGTGCGCCAGATTCCAGTGCTGTTGCAGCAGGCCAACGTGGCACAGCTGATTACCGACATGCTGGCGGAATTAATGGAGCATGGCCGTTCGGATCGGCTGCTGGCAGAGCGCAATGTTATTTTGTCCACCATGGCTTGCCATGGCTCGGTGCGCGCCAATCGTAAACTGAGCATTGCTGAAATGAATGCTTTGCTGCGAGATATGGAAGCCACCGAGCGCAGCGGGCAATGCAATCACGGTCGTCCTACCTGGACACAGCTCACCATGCATGAGCTGGATAAACTTTTCCTGCGAGGACGCTAA
- the hflC gene encoding protease modulator HflC translates to MSPKAMIGIIIAGVLLLVASQGLYVVNEKERAIKLQFGEVVGDDIQPGLHWKTPFVQNVKKFDARVLTLDTNPSRYLTSGKKYVIVDSFAKWRIKDVKAYYRATSGNRFEASNLLSNLLNKGLRDEFASRTLHEVVSGERDELMTKMTQLLNENTQEELGVEVLDVRVKAIDLPDDLSNSVYNRMSAEREREAREQRSQGKELAEGIQADADRQKTVIEAEAYRDAERIRGEGDAEAARIYASAYSKDPEFYSFTRSLKAYQETFKENDVILLQPDSDFFRYLKDSKGQ, encoded by the coding sequence ATGTCTCCAAAAGCCATGATCGGCATCATCATCGCCGGCGTTTTACTGCTGGTGGCGAGCCAAGGTCTGTACGTTGTTAATGAAAAAGAACGTGCCATTAAGCTGCAATTTGGCGAAGTGGTGGGGGATGACATTCAACCGGGTTTGCATTGGAAAACGCCGTTTGTTCAAAACGTGAAGAAGTTTGATGCCCGCGTGCTGACGCTGGACACCAACCCATCGCGTTACCTGACCTCGGGCAAAAAATACGTCATCGTCGACTCGTTTGCGAAATGGCGCATTAAAGATGTGAAAGCTTATTACCGTGCGACGTCCGGTAATCGTTTTGAAGCATCTAATTTGCTGTCGAACTTGCTCAACAAAGGGCTGCGTGACGAGTTTGCCTCGCGTACTTTGCACGAAGTGGTGTCTGGTGAGCGTGATGAGCTGATGACCAAAATGACCCAGCTGCTCAACGAGAACACCCAAGAAGAGCTGGGTGTGGAGGTGTTGGACGTGCGTGTCAAAGCCATCGACCTGCCAGATGACCTGAGCAACTCGGTGTACAACCGTATGTCCGCTGAGCGTGAGCGTGAGGCGCGCGAGCAGCGTTCACAAGGTAAAGAGTTGGCGGAAGGTATTCAGGCCGATGCCGATCGTCAAAAGACGGTCATCGAGGCAGAAGCCTACCGTGATGCGGAGCGCATTCGTGGTGAGGGTGACGCCGAGGCAGCACGCATTTACGCCTCCGCCTACAGCAAGGACCCAGAGTTCTACTCCTTTACCCGCAGCTTGAAGGCGTATCAGGAGACCTTTAAAGAAAACGACGTCATTTTGTTGCAGCCAGATAGCGACTTTTTCCGCTACCTGAAAGAC
- the hflK gene encoding FtsH protease activity modulator HflK: protein MAWNEPGGKGNPNDPWGNNNRGNNNRGGNQPPDLDEALKQLMDKLNGLFGGGNNRGNNSKSGGGGGLFGVAILVLVLMLGFQSVYTLDETQQGVVMRLGKYLKTENAGLRFKIPLVDQVVRVNTTQVRNAEIKERMLTEDENIVEVELNVQYRVMDPVAFALRVEQPERTLLSAAESALRHEVGSTAMDPILTVGRAVLADQVQVRLQNYLDRYQTGMVISQINIKDARPPAQVKAAFDDVQKAKQDKERLINEAEAYANSIVPEARGRAQRQLEEASAYKSRIVARAEGEAERFESLYGEYRNAPKVTRERLYIEAVTNVYTNASKVLVDVEGGNNMMYLPLDQLMKNMPKPAGVQDIMSSSDISRLTDQVLREVRSRQSTTTSSRREGR, encoded by the coding sequence ATGGCCTGGAATGAGCCCGGCGGAAAGGGCAATCCCAACGATCCATGGGGTAACAACAACCGCGGCAATAATAATCGCGGCGGTAACCAACCGCCGGACCTGGATGAGGCGTTAAAGCAGCTGATGGATAAGCTCAATGGCTTGTTCGGCGGCGGCAACAATCGCGGCAATAACAGCAAATCCGGCGGTGGCGGCGGCCTATTTGGCGTGGCCATTTTGGTGCTGGTGCTGATGCTGGGCTTTCAATCTGTGTACACCTTGGACGAAACGCAACAGGGTGTGGTTATGCGTTTGGGCAAATACCTGAAGACCGAAAATGCCGGTCTGCGCTTTAAGATTCCGCTGGTGGATCAAGTCGTCCGCGTCAACACCACTCAGGTCCGTAACGCCGAAATTAAAGAGCGTATGCTGACCGAGGACGAAAACATCGTTGAGGTGGAGCTGAACGTGCAGTATCGAGTCATGGACCCTGTGGCCTTTGCGCTGCGCGTGGAGCAGCCTGAACGTACGCTGCTGTCTGCCGCAGAAAGTGCGTTGCGCCACGAGGTTGGTTCTACTGCAATGGACCCAATTCTGACGGTTGGCCGTGCGGTACTGGCCGATCAAGTGCAGGTGCGTTTGCAGAATTATCTCGATCGCTACCAGACCGGTATGGTCATTAGCCAGATCAACATCAAAGATGCGCGTCCACCGGCGCAGGTGAAAGCAGCATTTGACGATGTACAAAAAGCTAAGCAAGACAAAGAGCGCTTAATTAATGAAGCCGAAGCTTACGCCAACTCCATCGTGCCAGAAGCGCGCGGTCGTGCTCAGCGCCAGTTGGAAGAAGCATCGGCGTATAAGTCGCGTATTGTGGCGCGTGCCGAAGGTGAGGCGGAACGTTTTGAAAGCTTGTATGGAGAGTATCGCAATGCACCTAAGGTGACGCGTGAGCGCTTGTACATTGAAGCAGTAACCAATGTGTACACCAATGCCAGCAAGGTGCTGGTGGACGTCGAAGGTGGCAACAACATGATGTATCTGCCGCTGGATCAACTAATGAAAAACATGCCAAAACCTGCGGGCGTTCAGGACATTATGTCCAGCTCGGATATTTCGCGCCTGACCGATCAAGTATTGCGTGAAGTTCGTTCGCGCCAGAGTACCACCACCAGTAGCCGTCGGGAGGGTCGCTAA